From a region of the Falco peregrinus isolate bFalPer1 chromosome 5, bFalPer1.pri, whole genome shotgun sequence genome:
- the MRPS34 gene encoding 28S ribosomal protein S34, mitochondrial, translating to MARKKLYRPIAAMAKKIREYRALKNRPRESQRFALDYESMRRPLTQKRLPVRAWEDVRRENRLLALLCRLPRFGLGRLVTRKSWLWAHDEPCYWVITKVKADHTAENMDHGRAWGRLTFRGKTEEEVREIDKVMYHDWRVVPKHEEEAFKKFTPVPEETIRYLPYPPLLRAMILARWQKEGKPITEEPMIDLEKLKASPQRSAKKKATGTPV from the exons ATGGCGCGCAAGAAGCTGTACCGGCCCATCGCCGCCATGGCCAAGAAGATCCGCGAGTACCGGGCGCTGAAGAACCGGCCGCGGGAGTCGCAGCGCTTCGCCCTGGACTACGAGAGCATGCGGCGGCCGCTGACGCAGAAGCGGCTGCCGGTGCGGGCCTGGGAGGACGTGCGGCGGGAGAACCGGCTGCTGGCGCTGCTGTGCCGCCTGCCGCGCTTCGGCCTGGGCCGTCTCGTCACCCGCAAGTCCTGGCTGTGGGCGCACGACGAGCCCTGCTACTGGGTGATCACCAAGGTGAAGGCTGACCACACGGCCGAG AACATGGACCACGGCAGAGCCTGGGGCCGCCTGACCTTCCGAG gcaAAACCGAAGAAGAAGTGCGAGAGATAGACAAAGTCATGTACCATGACTGGCGTGTGGTGCCCAAGCATGAGGAGGAGGCCTTCAAGAAATTCACCCCAGTACCAGAGGAGACCATTCGGTACCTTCCATACCCACCTCTGCTCCGAGCCATGATCCTTGCGCGGTGGCAGAAGGAGGGAAAACCAATCACAGAGGAGCCCATGATTGATCTGGAGAAGCTCAAGGCCTCTCCCCAGCGgagtgcaaagaaaaaagctacaGGGACACCAGTTTAA